One segment of Coffea arabica cultivar ET-39 chromosome 7c, Coffea Arabica ET-39 HiFi, whole genome shotgun sequence DNA contains the following:
- the LOC113698891 gene encoding transcription initiation factor TFIID subunit 8-like — protein MSDGGGENVKEGENNLNHLHSKKSRSRADDFGLSIAKVAVAQICEAAGFQGFQRTALDTLSDVAVRHILEIGKTGNMFANLAGRSQSNVFDIIQGLEDLGSIQGFSGASDVDHCLLGSGTVREMVRYVGEAEEIPFAYSLPGFPVLKEREPGRTFEQTGGSPPAEHIPPWLPVFPDPETYVSLHKIDEKMAQIWEDEVGGPVEKRRELDKTFANLQQRMACNGTQPSVEVDFGNEAKEKGLVECNPFLTPPLQHGEKEVSLVLPPAKLSDEVFLQSANLEVPVSHISAMETFAPGIEAVKSGTFDFEDGRKKVPLNGRPNVRFKLGGGKRCLRVAISSQNQGIDKNSTWFRNDDGMDDKKRRVEQILKPSYESAGTDSLVN, from the coding sequence ATGAGCGATGGAGGTGGGGAGAATGTAAAAGAGGGGGAAAATAATTTGAATCATCTCCATAGCAAGAAGAGTAGGTCACGAGCTGACGACTTCGGCCTTTCCATTGCTAAAGTTGCTGTGGCTCAGATATGCGAGGCTGCAGGGTTCCAGGGCTTCCAGCGCACCGCTCTGGACACCCTGTCTGATGTGGCTGTTCGGCACATTTTAGAGATCGGGAAGACTGGGAATATGTTTGCAAATTTAGCGGGTAGGAGTCAGTCTAATGTGTTTGATATAATTCAAGGGCTGGAAGATTTGGGTTCAATACAGGGATTTTCGGGTGCTTCCGATGTTGATCATTGTCTTTTGGGTTCAGGGACTGTGCGGGAGATGGTGCGGTATGTTGGAGAGGCTGAGGAGATCCCATTTGCTTATTCACTTCCTGGATTTCCTGTTTTAAAAGAACGGGAGCCTGGCAGGACTTTTGAGCAGACTGGAGGGAGCCCACCTGCTGAGCATATACCACCTTGGTTACCTGTATTTCCAGACCCTGAGACCTATGTCAGCCTGCATAAAATAGATGAGAAAATGGCACAGATTTGGGAGGACGAAGTCGGGGGGCCTGTTGAAAAGAGAAGAGAGTTGGATAAAACTTTTGCAAATTTGCAGCAGCGAATGGCTTGTAACGGGACTCAGCCATCCGTAGAGGTTGATTTTGGGAATGAAGCTAAAGAAAAGGGATTGGTGGAATGTAATCCATTTCTTACTCCACCTCTGCAGCATGGGGAGAAGGAGGTGTCTTTAGTTCTTCCTCCTGCTAAACTCTCGGACGAAGTCTTCCTGCAGAGTGCTAACCTTGAAGTTCCGGTTAGTCACATTTCTGCAATGGAGACATTTGCACCTGGCATTGAGGCGGTTAAGAGTGGAACATTTGATTTCGAAGATGGGAGGAAAAAGGTTCCTTTGAACGGGAGACCAAATGTGCGATTTAAGCTTGGAGGTGGCAAAAGGTGCTTGCGTGTGGCTATAAGCTCTCAGAACCAGGGAATTGATAAAAATTCCACTTGGTTTAGGAATGACGATGGGATGGATGACAAGAAAAGGCGGGTGGAACAAATTCTGAAGCCGTCATACGAATCTGCAGGAACTGACTCACTTGTAAATTAG